Genomic segment of Ruegeria sp. TM1040:
CGTGAGGGTGGGTTTGCCGCCTTCGAGGCGTTGCCGGAGCGCGAACAGATCAAGAGCGCCCTCTCGGGCCAGTCCGGCTATTTTGATCCCGTGGTGGGGATGCATGGGGATGAGGTCCTCGCGGCCACGACCAGCGTGACCGTTCCCAACGGGAGCGAATGGGGGCTGGTGCTGGAAATCAACCACGATGAGGCGATGGCAGTTGTCAACACGGCGATACGCAGCGCCGTGATCGAATTGGCCATTACCATCGCGTTGGTTGTTGGCATCTCGAGCATGGCGGTGCGCGGCCTGGTAAAACGCCTCGAACGCCTTGCGGGCCATGTGGAGAGCCTCGCTGACGAAAACTATGAAGAGGAAATCTCGGGTTGCGATCAGCGCGACGAGGTGGGCTTTATTTCCGAGACATTGGTTCACCTGCAGGGGCGCTTGCAGGAAGGGGCTGCGGCCAAAGAACGCGAGCGTGTGATCCAGGAGGGCAATGAGATGGTTGTCCGCACGCTCAGCAAGGCCTTGATGAACCTCGCCAAAGGCGACTTTCGCAACCATATCCTCGAGTTTTTCCCGGTCGAACACAAGAAACTGCGCTACAGCATCAATGATGCGATGACGGAGTTGAGCGATGTGATCGAAGAGGTGCGCGAGGTGGCCAGTAGCATCTCCAAAGGTGCTGCGGAGCTGAGCGAATCTGCGGACGACATGTCTTCGCGCACCGAAAGCCAGGCCGCCACGCTTGAAGAGACCGCCGCCGCGCTAGAAGAAGTCACGGCGAGCGTCAAATCTGCCAATGAACACGTCATGAATGTGGAGCACACCGTCAGCCAGGCGCGCGGCATGGCCGAGAACAGCGGTGTGATCGTGACCGAAACCATTGAGGCGATGAACGGGATCGAGAGCTCTTCGCAACAGATCAGCCAGATCATTAGCGTCATTGACGATATTTCGTTCCAGACCAACCTCTTGGCCCTGAACGCAGGGGTTGAGGCCGCACGCGCAGGTGAGGCGGGACGCGGCTTTGCGGTTGTTGCCTCCGAGGTGCGCAGCCTCGCCCAGCGGTCCTCCGAAGCGGCGTTGGAAATCAAGACCCTGATCGAAACCAGTGGCGAGCAGGTCGGGCGCGGGGTGCAGATGGTTGGCAAGACCGGCGATGCGCTGACACAGATCGTGGATCAGGTGAAGGAAATCGCAGGCCTCATCGAAGAGATCGCCAAATCTTCGCAAGAACAATCGACCGCGCTCATCGAAATCAACGTGGGCATGTCGCAGCTTGATCAAGTCACTCAGGCGAACGCGGCTATGGTCGAAGAGAACACAGCGGCTTCGCATCTCTTGCGCCAGGACTCGCAGCGTCTTGCAGAATTTGTGAGCCGGTTCCGCACGCAGAAAGACGCCAAATCCGAAGAGGCGCCCAAGGCCTTGCCGGTTCCGGCAGAAGCTGCAAAACCCACAGCTCACGGGGAAGAGTGGCAAGACAGCGCCACCGAGGCGACCCCGGTCACCGTCGACCTGGCTGCCGACGAGGTGGACGACGTGCCCCAACCAAAGCGCGCAAATGAAAGATGGTCGGATTTCTGACACTCCACGCGTGCCCTGCGCAAGAGTTCTAGGGCGCGCCTGCCCCCTCAGGCCACAAACCAAGAGCGTGCCGGTTCACGGCCGCTCTTTTTCGTTTTTCCTGTGCGCGATGCGGCGGTGAACAGCATTCGTGCCATGCAGCACTTGTTTTGGCTTTGGCCGTGGCATCCACCTGACCAAAAGGCGGGGATACCGTGTGAGGGCGAGAGGCGGGGGAGGGACGCCGACCATTTCTAAGCTCCCGCAGCACGTGCCATTTCCAGTGCGCTGCGCCCCTCGGCGAACATGACTGACGGAAGCGCCGCATCACGCGCGCCAGGGCAGCGATTGTGATGAAAATCGAGCTGCATAATTTGCCGCTTTGGCAGGGACTTAGGGCGCGATGCACGCTGGACCTGACAAGAGACACCAGCTAGGCTTGCGCATAGGTTGCGCGGCGACCTGAGGTTTTGAGGGCGGAGCCTGCGGATTGTCTGAGCAAGAGGTCCGAAATATCGCGCCTTAGTAAGTCGGGACCGGGGTAAATCGGGACCGGGACGGTAACACCGGTCAGGTAGTGCCGGTGAAACATGACCGGTACATAAGACTGGTACTCAAGATTGGTACTCAAGACTGGGTAGGCGGTTCAACAACGACCATGACAGAAAACAACATCTCGCCGCTACACCCTGCGCAAACCGGGGCGCACCGCAAGATCGGCAAGGTCGATGAGCGGTTCTACATTGTTGGTGTCGGGGCCTCTGCCGGGGGGCTTGATGCCATCAAGCAGCTTCTGGCGCGTGTGCCTGTGGATTTTGCGCATAGTTTCGTGGTCGTTCAGCACCTGTCGCCGGACTACAAATCCGTGATGACTGAAATCCTCGGGCGAGAGACGCAGCACAAGGTTGTCGAGGTGTCCGACAACATGCGCGTCGAGCCAAAGCATATCTATGTCATCCCACCGGGGGCCAATATCGTCATCCAGGGCACCGAGGACGATTTGGATGATCGTGTGATCGGATCCAGCGCCGCCCCTTCAGCATCCAAGCCTGTTCATGAGGGGTTGCGGTTCTCGCTTTTGGCGCCGCAACCGCGCCCGGCGCTGAACCTGCCGATCGACATCTTCTTTCGCTCGCTGGCCGAGGCTGTGGGCAAGCGTGCCATCGGTGTGATCCTGTCAGGTACCGGCTCGGACGGCAGCCGTGGGTTGCGTTCGATCAAGGACCGTGAGGGGCTGGTGATCGCGCAGGAGCCCGCCACCTGCGGGTTTGACGGGATGCCGCAACAGGCCATCGCCACCGGGCTTGTAGATCAGGTGCTGCAACCTGATGATATTGTTGGTGAAATATCCAGGTTTATCGATTTGCGAGACCGTGGGATCTCGGACGTGGACGAGATTTTCGACGGTGCGCAGGACAGCTTTCGCGCGATCCTGGAAACGGTCAGCAAACAGGCCGAGATCGATTTTGCGCTCTACAAGGAGCCGACTCTGCAGCGCCGGATCGCCCGGCGTATGGGGTTTCTTGGGCTGAGCAATCTTGAAGATTACCTGAGCTATCTCGGCGAAAACTCCGGCGAAGTCCAACTCCTCTACCGCGAGTTTCTGGTCGGAGTGACCAACTTCTTTCGGGATCTGCCAGTCTGGCAGGCGATGGAAACCCGGGTGCTGGAACGTCTGTTTGCAGAAGGCGACACTGATCAGCCTTTGCGGGTGTGGTCGGCGGGCTGCTCCACGGGGGAAGAGGCCTATACGCTTGCGATGCTGTTGCAGAAGTTTCGCGACGACAACCAGATCGAGCGTGATTTCCGGATCTATGCCACCGATGTGAATGAAAACGCGATCAACACCGCCAAACAGGGCATCTATCCCGATCACACGCTGGAAGAAATTCCCGAGGCCTATCGCAACGCGGGATATATCACGCATCATCCGGGCACATTCGCGATCTCGCCCACCATTCGCAGCCAGATCGTTTTTGCGGTCCACGACATTACGCTTGATCCGCCCTATACGCGGACCGATCTTATCGTGTGCCGGAACCTGCTGATCTATCTCGGCCCCGATGTGCAGGCCAAAGTCATGGTGAACTTCTCCATGTCCCTCAGGATAAACGGCTATCTGCTGCTGGGCGCGGCAGAGACACCCGGCTCTGACGGGGTGCGGTTCGAGTATTTCATGGGCAAGGAGCGTATCTTTCGTAACAAGCGCGTGGCGCGTGCGGGCAGTGGGCGGGCCAAGCTGGCCACGCAGATGCCAGCCCTTGGGATGCTGCCGCGAACGCGGCGCATGATGTCCTCAGGTCTGTCAATCCAGGATGACCTCAGCGCGCTGTTCCAGTTTTCCCTAGAGGCTGGCCAGATGTCGATCTGCGTGCTGGATCAGGGTTCCAATATTCTGAAAACATTCGGGAATATGCAGACCCTTCTGCATATTCCCGAAGGCGGGTTCTCCACCAACATCTTCGATCTCTGCGATGATCGTCTGCGTAGTTCCATCGCGCTGGTGGTCCGTGGTGTCGAGGATCAGACCACCGCACAGGCCTCGGATATGCGTCTGATCGAGGGTGACAGCGTGCGAACCGTGTCAGTGTCTGCGCGCAAGATCATCTGGGAAGGCCATGCCTCTGCTGTTGCGCTTTTTGTGCGGCAGATCACGCAGACCCTGCCCAAAGCGGCGGCCGAGAACAGTGACGAAGAACCTCAGATCGAGAGGAGCGCCTATATCGAACATCTCGAGAGCGAGGTGCGCTCGCTTCAGGAGATGCTCGGGGTGACGGCGCAGGATCTTGGTGCTTCGAACGAGGAGTTGCAGGCCGCCAATGAGGAGTTGATCGCCGCAAACGAGGAGCTGCAGGCCAACAACGAGGAAACCCAGAGCATCAATGAAGAGCTCCATACGGTGAACAGCGAGAACATTGATCGCATCGCCGAGCTCGAAGAGGTGAATGCGGATGTCGACAACCTGCTGGAGACGGCAGCTCTGGGGATCTTGTTGCTCGACACCGATATGTGCATTCGCCGCTTCAGTGCCGGGGTGACGCGCTATCTGGATCTCAAACACAGCGATCTGGGTCGCCCGCTCGAGAGCTTTGCCACCGCGCTGCTGCCCGAGGCTGTCACGCTGCTGGTGGATGATGCCCGGCTGGCGCGGGATCAGGGCGAGGAAACCCAACGCGAGCTGCGTCGGCGCGATGGCGGTTTTGTACAGACCCGCGTGCGCCGCTTTAACCGCCAGCGCGGAGACTCGCATGGGGTGGTGATCACCTTGCTCGACATCACGGATACCAAACTGCTCGAGCAGGAGGCCCGGCGTCAGAGCGAAATCCTGTCCAGTGTGCTGGAGAGCGAGGAATCCGGCTATTGGGATTGGAATATCCCAGAGGATAAACTCTATATCAGTCGCCGTTTTGTGGAGTTCCTGGGCTTTGGCGTCGGGGAACTGGCGCCAAATTCCTCAGCGTGGCAGGGCCTGATCCACAGCGATGACCGACCGCAGTTTCACGAGGCGTATCGGGCACATGTGAACGCGCGCGGCGAGGTGCCCTTCCTGATCGAGGCGCGCTATCTCACCAAGGAGGGTGAGGAGGTCTGGATCAGGAGCCGCGGTCAAGTGACCGATTGGGGGCAGGACCATCGCCCCTTGCGCATGATCGGCGTTCACCAGAACATCAGTGACCTCAGGGCGCGCGAGGATGACATTGAGAAACGCGCTGATGACATGCGCCGCTTCGCCTATGTTCTGGCGCATGATCTCAAGCAACCGCTGAACACCATCGAGGGCAGCGTTCAGGCGCTCGACGAGGAACTCCCCAAGACGCTGGACGCCGATATTCACGAGCTCATGCGCTTTTTGCAGCAGGGCACGCAGCGGCTTAAAGCGCGGGTGAATGCGGTTCTGGACTATGCGCGTTTGCAGGATCAGACCACCCGGTTTGAACCCTGTGATCTTGCGCAGATCATCGACGCATGTCTTGTCGATCTCGAGGACACGGTGGCGCAGGCCAATGCGGAAATCGTGGTCGAGCCTTTGCCCGCTGTATCTGGCACCCCGGAGCTGCTGGTGCGCCTGATGCGGAACCTTCTGAGCAACGCCTTGAAATTCCGCGATCCGGCGCGACCGTTGAAGATCACGATTGCCGCGATCAACGCCCCCTATGGCCGCGTGGGGCTCCGGGTGGATGATACCGGCATAGGTATCGCGCCGCAGGATCGCGCGCGGGTGTTTGAGCTCTTTTCACGATTGCATGTCGAGTCAGAGATCGAAGGCAGCGGCCTTGGTCTGGCGATGTGCGATCAGATTGTGTCCATCCACGGTGGGCAGCTCGAGGTGGTCGAAGCCGAGACCGGCGGCGCCAGCTTCCGTTTCACCCTACCGGCAGCCCCTGCCGCCCCAGACGGAGCGTGACGCCATGACGACCTCGTCCCCCCGGATCCTGTTGATCGACGACTGCGATGCGGATCGCTATTTTTTCAAACGCAACCTGCGCAAGCTCGATCCGGAAGCAAGATTGATCGAATTTGCCTATGCGGATGAGGCGCTCGAATATCTGAAGACCCCCGGAAAGGCGCCTGTGGACTTCATCTTTGTCGATATCGACATGCCCAGACTGAACGGGTTTCAATTCGCGGATGTCTATCATTCGCTTTATCCTGAACTAAAAGGGCATGCGCGGCTTTTTGTCTGCTCGTCCTCCATCGACCCAACGCACCGCCAGCGCACAGAAGACCATCCCGACATCGACGGGTTCTATGAAAAGCCGCTGTCGCGTGATGCACTGAACGAGATCCTCTGAGATGGGGGGGCTGCGCATGCTCTTCTTGGGTCTGTTGACCTTTGCGTGTGCCTTGGCTCTCTTGATGGGCGCCTCTCTGGCGCAATCTCAGGAGACCGTGCGGGTCCCATGGACCGAAGCTCCGCCGATGATGATGTCCGATGCAGAGGGTCAGCCAAGCGGATTTACAGTGGAGCTGGCGCAGATGCTCGCCCAAGAGGCGGGCTTTGACATTGAGTTTCGCCACTATGACCGTATCGATGAGGTCACAGCCGCGCAGGCGCGTGGCGAGACGGATATGCTCGCCGGTGTTGATTTGATTGACGTTTTTCAGCCCCAGAACCGGATTTCCGATCCCATCGCGCGGATCACGGTCTCCCTTGCGGTGCCAACGGAACGGGCCGAGCAGTTTGATCCAACCAATCTGGACGGCAAGCGCGTCGCGGTGATCCCACCGATCCTAGGCTCTGATCCGGACTTGTTGCCGGGGGCCACGCTGGTGAATCATACTAATCCCGAGGCGGCGTTGGTTTCGGTATTGTCGGGGCAGGCGGATGCAATGTCCTACTCCACCAATGTGACCTTTGCCATGTTGCGTGCTGCGCGTCTGGATGGTCGGATTGCCTTTTTGGACCCGCCGCTTTTGGAAACAACACGTGGCGTGGTGGTGCACCAGAGCCGGCCGGAGCTTCTGGAGCGGATCAATGCGGTGCTGCCCCAACTTGAGGCCAAGGGCAGCCTGCAGGCGCTGCGCGAGAAATACCTGCTGGCTATTCCGGCGCCTGTGCCGGACACGCTGACCGTGGGGGTACATCATGTGCCGCCTTTTGTGTCGATCTCTGAGGATGGCACGCCGGGCGGGTTCGGGGTCGAAATTCTTGAGAGCCTCGCGGAACGGGCCGGGCTCAAACTGCGCTATCAGCGTATTACCGACGCCGAATTTGGCCGCGGCCCGCGACAGGGTGGGGTGGATGTTATGCCGATGATGGCCTCGAACCCGACCCGTCGCGCGCGAATGGATTTTACCTTTCCCGTGCATCGGGTGCCGTTTTCAATCTTCACCCTGCATGAGGCGGCGATTGCGCCGCAGGGTCTGGATGATCTGATCGGGCTCAGGGTCGGGGTCGAGGATGGCAAGAACGCCGCCCAGTTGGCGGAGGTGCATGGCGGTCTGACGCTTTCGTATCACGAGGGCAAGGACGGCATCATGAACGCGCTGCTGCAAGGGCAGGTGGATGCCGTGTTGGCGCCCAACTCTGCCTTCACATCGCATCTTGAGCGAAACCACCTGCGCGACAAGGTCCTCATCAGCCGGGAGCCCTTTTATACATCCGAGTCCGGGCCTGCATTGCGATTGGGGCTGGGGGAGGTCCGGGAGGCGCTGAACGCGGTGATCCCGGCCTATCTGATCTCGGAGGATTATGAGCGGCTGCAGCAGGAGTGGTTTGGCACTCCCACCTTCTGGACGTCTGCCCGGCTGCGCATGCTGCTGGCGCTTGGGCTTGCGTTCCTTCTGTTCGCGCTTGGCTTTGGCATCTGGCAAAAGATGCAGCGCTCGCGCGCGCAGGAACGTCAGGCCCGCCTGTTGCAGCAATCGCGCCAGCTTGAGGTCCTGGTGGACGAACTCGAGCGCTCGAACCGGGAACTCGACAGTTTTGCCGATATTGCCTCTCACGATCTCAAGGAACCGCTGCGCGGCATCCA
This window contains:
- a CDS encoding methyl-accepting chemotaxis protein — translated: MKQAVEREHEVSFLGVVEGRKDALEYWLAEVEAEVVALSDSYAVRLATQEFSEAWQTFDGEASSALRSLYIDDNPNPVGQKDVLNTAEDGSAWSQVHERHHAGLRAHLRAHGYYDVFLFDLDGNLIYSVFKEDDFGLNFETGKYKESGLGQVYRNGLTLAEGQFFMSSMAPYAPSAGAQAMFMSTPVFLEGERIGVLAVQFPLDGIMHILSQSEQLGETGVVYLVNEQGLSLTASPREGGFAAFEALPEREQIKSALSGQSGYFDPVVGMHGDEVLAATTSVTVPNGSEWGLVLEINHDEAMAVVNTAIRSAVIELAITIALVVGISSMAVRGLVKRLERLAGHVESLADENYEEEISGCDQRDEVGFISETLVHLQGRLQEGAAAKERERVIQEGNEMVVRTLSKALMNLAKGDFRNHILEFFPVEHKKLRYSINDAMTELSDVIEEVREVASSISKGAAELSESADDMSSRTESQAATLEETAAALEEVTASVKSANEHVMNVEHTVSQARGMAENSGVIVTETIEAMNGIESSSQQISQIISVIDDISFQTNLLALNAGVEAARAGEAGRGFAVVASEVRSLAQRSSEAALEIKTLIETSGEQVGRGVQMVGKTGDALTQIVDQVKEIAGLIEEIAKSSQEQSTALIEINVGMSQLDQVTQANAAMVEENTAASHLLRQDSQRLAEFVSRFRTQKDAKSEEAPKALPVPAEAAKPTAHGEEWQDSATEATPVTVDLAADEVDDVPQPKRANERWSDF
- a CDS encoding chemotaxis protein CheB, producing the protein MTENNISPLHPAQTGAHRKIGKVDERFYIVGVGASAGGLDAIKQLLARVPVDFAHSFVVVQHLSPDYKSVMTEILGRETQHKVVEVSDNMRVEPKHIYVIPPGANIVIQGTEDDLDDRVIGSSAAPSASKPVHEGLRFSLLAPQPRPALNLPIDIFFRSLAEAVGKRAIGVILSGTGSDGSRGLRSIKDREGLVIAQEPATCGFDGMPQQAIATGLVDQVLQPDDIVGEISRFIDLRDRGISDVDEIFDGAQDSFRAILETVSKQAEIDFALYKEPTLQRRIARRMGFLGLSNLEDYLSYLGENSGEVQLLYREFLVGVTNFFRDLPVWQAMETRVLERLFAEGDTDQPLRVWSAGCSTGEEAYTLAMLLQKFRDDNQIERDFRIYATDVNENAINTAKQGIYPDHTLEEIPEAYRNAGYITHHPGTFAISPTIRSQIVFAVHDITLDPPYTRTDLIVCRNLLIYLGPDVQAKVMVNFSMSLRINGYLLLGAAETPGSDGVRFEYFMGKERIFRNKRVARAGSGRAKLATQMPALGMLPRTRRMMSSGLSIQDDLSALFQFSLEAGQMSICVLDQGSNILKTFGNMQTLLHIPEGGFSTNIFDLCDDRLRSSIALVVRGVEDQTTAQASDMRLIEGDSVRTVSVSARKIIWEGHASAVALFVRQITQTLPKAAAENSDEEPQIERSAYIEHLESEVRSLQEMLGVTAQDLGASNEELQAANEELIAANEELQANNEETQSINEELHTVNSENIDRIAELEEVNADVDNLLETAALGILLLDTDMCIRRFSAGVTRYLDLKHSDLGRPLESFATALLPEAVTLLVDDARLARDQGEETQRELRRRDGGFVQTRVRRFNRQRGDSHGVVITLLDITDTKLLEQEARRQSEILSSVLESEESGYWDWNIPEDKLYISRRFVEFLGFGVGELAPNSSAWQGLIHSDDRPQFHEAYRAHVNARGEVPFLIEARYLTKEGEEVWIRSRGQVTDWGQDHRPLRMIGVHQNISDLRAREDDIEKRADDMRRFAYVLAHDLKQPLNTIEGSVQALDEELPKTLDADIHELMRFLQQGTQRLKARVNAVLDYARLQDQTTRFEPCDLAQIIDACLVDLEDTVAQANAEIVVEPLPAVSGTPELLVRLMRNLLSNALKFRDPARPLKITIAAINAPYGRVGLRVDDTGIGIAPQDRARVFELFSRLHVESEIEGSGLGLAMCDQIVSIHGGQLEVVEAETGGASFRFTLPAAPAAPDGA
- a CDS encoding response regulator; the encoded protein is MTTSSPRILLIDDCDADRYFFKRNLRKLDPEARLIEFAYADEALEYLKTPGKAPVDFIFVDIDMPRLNGFQFADVYHSLYPELKGHARLFVCSSSIDPTHRQRTEDHPDIDGFYEKPLSRDALNEIL
- a CDS encoding transporter substrate-binding domain-containing protein, whose protein sequence is MLFLGLLTFACALALLMGASLAQSQETVRVPWTEAPPMMMSDAEGQPSGFTVELAQMLAQEAGFDIEFRHYDRIDEVTAAQARGETDMLAGVDLIDVFQPQNRISDPIARITVSLAVPTERAEQFDPTNLDGKRVAVIPPILGSDPDLLPGATLVNHTNPEAALVSVLSGQADAMSYSTNVTFAMLRAARLDGRIAFLDPPLLETTRGVVVHQSRPELLERINAVLPQLEAKGSLQALREKYLLAIPAPVPDTLTVGVHHVPPFVSISEDGTPGGFGVEILESLAERAGLKLRYQRITDAEFGRGPRQGGVDVMPMMASNPTRRARMDFTFPVHRVPFSIFTLHEAAIAPQGLDDLIGLRVGVEDGKNAAQLAEVHGGLTLSYHEGKDGIMNALLQGQVDAVLAPNSAFTSHLERNHLRDKVLISREPFYTSESGPALRLGLGEVREALNAVIPAYLISEDYERLQQEWFGTPTFWTSARLRMLLALGLAFLLFALGFGIWQKMQRSRAQERQARLLQQSRQLEVLVDELERSNRELDSFADIASHDLKEPLRGIQWQVQALQERAAEALPEEICRIEQLCAQMETTISDLLASAQHRGKGSDIADIETGDVVDEIRTELAELLTETKGELRVETPLPRVHASRAKAKVVFQNLIANGLIYNRSDTPVVRVGYLSEDTPDDSGLLHVFYVRDNGIGIATEDQGQIFQPGVRGKHSGMRRLPGTGGNGLGLSFAKEIVESYGQLIAFETTPGEGTTFYFSLPNAKGEEAISVTGEARLADAK